A single genomic interval of Bacillus smithii harbors:
- a CDS encoding YlaH-like family protein, whose amino-acid sequence MEHVSPLLALLIQLVGVKGAVWLYFVIIIVLSILVYNLGFARKLSFGKNIVIYVLMIMGSFILLILSYQLPVVESLFVAAIVLGIYRIRRNKKEAESE is encoded by the coding sequence ATGGAACATGTCAGCCCGCTTTTGGCCCTCTTGATCCAGCTTGTGGGGGTGAAGGGGGCTGTCTGGTTGTACTTCGTGATCATCATTGTGTTATCCATCCTTGTGTATAATCTCGGGTTCGCCAGAAAGCTTTCTTTTGGGAAAAATATCGTGATTTATGTTCTCATGATCATGGGCTCTTTTATTTTGTTGATATTATCCTATCAGTTGCCTGTTGTGGAAAGTCTTTTTGTCGCAGCCATTGTATTAGGCATTTACCGAATCCGTCGAAACAAGAAAGAAGCAGAAAGTGAATGA
- a CDS encoding magnesium transporter CorA family protein, whose translation MMNIYYTSEHGNLIEINEIKNGCWIKLVSPTEEEIQNVVQRLEIPLDFIKDALDEEERSRIEKHRNQLLMIIDIPLKSFNHSKQKPFYETIPMGIIVTEKCFVTVCLKENSVFDDFIQNKVKEFYTYKKTRFCLQMLYKISTYYLLYLKQINKKTDSVEAELHQSMKNQELYTLLDLQKSLVYFTTSLKSNNLVMQKLLNGNFLKMYEDDQELLEDVIIENKQAIEMAETYTSILSGMMDAFASVISNNLNIVMKFLTSITIILSLPTMVASFFGMNVSIPFQHYPHAFTIAIMISAFLSCFTAIIFWKKRFF comes from the coding sequence ATGATGAATATTTATTACACAAGCGAACATGGAAACCTTATTGAAATAAACGAAATAAAAAATGGCTGTTGGATAAAATTAGTCTCTCCAACAGAGGAAGAAATTCAAAATGTCGTCCAAAGACTTGAAATTCCTTTGGATTTTATTAAGGATGCTTTGGATGAAGAAGAGAGATCCAGAATTGAAAAGCATCGCAATCAATTGCTGATGATCATTGATATTCCGCTGAAGAGTTTCAATCATTCTAAACAGAAACCTTTTTATGAAACGATCCCAATGGGAATCATCGTCACGGAAAAATGTTTTGTAACGGTTTGTTTAAAAGAAAATTCCGTTTTCGATGATTTTATTCAAAACAAAGTAAAAGAATTTTATACTTACAAAAAGACAAGATTTTGTCTCCAAATGCTATATAAAATTTCCACTTATTATTTATTGTATTTAAAACAAATTAATAAAAAAACGGATTCAGTTGAAGCCGAATTGCATCAATCGATGAAAAACCAAGAATTATATACGTTGTTGGATTTGCAAAAAAGCCTAGTTTATTTCACCACTTCGTTAAAGTCCAATAATCTTGTTATGCAAAAATTGTTAAATGGGAATTTTTTAAAAATGTATGAGGACGACCAAGAACTTCTCGAAGATGTGATCATCGAGAATAAACAAGCGATTGAAATGGCGGAAACATACACTTCTATCCTTAGCGGAATGATGGACGCTTTCGCCTCTGTCATTTCGAACAATCTCAATATTGTGATGAAGTTTTTAACCTCCATCACCATTATCTTATCGTTGCCTACAATGGTAGCCAGCTTTTTTGGAATGAACGTCTCCATACCATTCCAGCATTATCCACATGCCTTTACAATTGCCATTATGATTTCCGCTTTTCTTTCTTGCTTTACGGCGATCATTTTTTGGAAAAAGCGATTCTTCTGA
- a CDS encoding YlaI family protein translates to MRVKCILCDRVDHLDDDSVLAKRLRNRPIHTYMCQECHDRITERTKARIATGKFRLYRSGKMSNHS, encoded by the coding sequence TTGAGGGTAAAATGCATTTTATGCGACCGCGTTGACCATTTGGATGACGATTCTGTGTTAGCAAAACGGCTAAGGAACCGTCCGATCCACACCTATATGTGCCAAGAGTGTCATGATCGGATTACAGAACGAACAAAAGCAAGAATCGCCACCGGGAAATTCCGTTTATACCGATCAGGAAAAATGAGCAACCATTCATAG
- a CDS encoding YhcN/YlaJ family sporulation lipoprotein, with the protein MKTWLFLLAVLLLASCSGNRNIAENANRPNPNPNQNAPLTQVKNSNPRPLDRESGQRKANHLANLADSVPNVENARAVVLGPYAVVGIDVNPNIDRSQVGSIKYSVAESLKHDPYGSRAVVVADPDMNARLKEIQTDIRNGRPVQGIMEELSDIVGRVMPEIPNQIVEQKNPDRATEHPKRNLPDRQDHKLEKEQQDQSNQMKNR; encoded by the coding sequence TTGAAAACTTGGCTATTCCTTTTAGCCGTTCTATTATTGGCCTCTTGTTCCGGAAACAGAAATATAGCCGAAAACGCAAATCGTCCAAATCCAAATCCAAATCAAAACGCGCCACTCACGCAAGTGAAAAACAGCAATCCCCGTCCGCTGGACAGAGAAAGTGGGCAAAGAAAAGCGAATCACTTAGCTAATTTAGCGGACAGCGTACCAAATGTTGAAAACGCCCGAGCGGTTGTTCTCGGCCCCTATGCTGTTGTAGGAATAGATGTCAATCCTAATATTGACAGATCACAGGTTGGTTCCATCAAATATTCGGTAGCTGAAAGTTTAAAACACGATCCATACGGATCCAGAGCGGTTGTAGTAGCGGATCCCGACATGAACGCTCGTCTAAAAGAAATCCAAACGGATATTCGAAACGGTCGACCGGTTCAAGGGATTATGGAGGAATTATCCGATATTGTCGGCAGAGTCATGCCTGAAATTCCGAATCAAATTGTGGAACAAAAAAACCCCGACCGGGCAACCGAACATCCAAAAAGGAATTTACCTGATCGACAGGACCACAAGTTGGAAAAAGAACAGCAAGATCAATCGAATCAAATGAAAAACCGCTGA
- a CDS encoding PhoH family protein yields MGKIYVLDTNVLLQDPYAIFSFEDNEVVIPAVVLEELDSKKRNMDEIGRNARQVSKLIDGLRQSGKLHEKIRLPNRGTLRIELNHRSFQQLQEIFVEKTNDNRILAVAKNLSLEEAAKENGRPVILVSKDILVRVKADVIGLQAEDFLNDRVIEFNDLYTGFLECYISNEALNQFYVKGELSLSELTQHPFYPHQFLILKDALGSSQSAIGIVAEDGKHVRKLKYNQEPVWGIRPRNVQQIMGLELLLRQDIPLVTLVGKAGTGKTLLALAAGLLQTEDMDLYKKMLVARPIVPMGKDIGYLPGEKQEKLRPWTQSIFDNLEFLFNTKKPGEIDNILAGMNSIEVEALTYIRGRSIPEQFIIIDEAQNLTKHEAKTILTRVGERSKIVLMGDTAQIDHPYLDEYNNGLTYVVEKFKDQKVAGHIKLMKGERSDLAQLAADIL; encoded by the coding sequence TTGGGGAAAATTTATGTTTTAGATACCAATGTCTTGTTGCAAGATCCATACGCCATTTTTTCATTTGAAGACAATGAAGTGGTGATACCGGCTGTTGTCCTCGAAGAACTGGATTCGAAAAAAAGGAATATGGATGAAATTGGAAGAAACGCAAGACAAGTATCGAAATTAATTGATGGGTTACGACAATCTGGAAAGCTCCATGAAAAAATTCGCCTTCCAAACCGCGGAACGCTCAGAATTGAATTAAATCATCGTTCATTTCAGCAACTTCAAGAAATCTTTGTGGAAAAAACGAATGATAATCGAATTTTGGCCGTAGCCAAAAATTTATCACTTGAAGAGGCAGCAAAAGAAAATGGGCGCCCGGTTATATTAGTCAGCAAAGATATTTTAGTCCGTGTAAAAGCTGATGTGATCGGGTTGCAGGCAGAAGATTTTCTGAATGACAGAGTGATTGAGTTCAATGATCTTTATACGGGGTTTTTAGAGTGTTATATCTCCAACGAAGCTTTAAACCAATTTTATGTAAAAGGCGAACTTTCTCTTTCAGAATTAACCCAGCATCCATTTTATCCACATCAATTTCTCATCTTAAAAGATGCGTTGGGAAGTTCCCAATCGGCTATTGGCATAGTGGCTGAAGACGGAAAACATGTAAGGAAACTTAAATACAATCAAGAGCCGGTTTGGGGAATTCGGCCTAGAAATGTACAGCAAATAATGGGATTGGAACTTTTGCTAAGGCAAGATATTCCGCTCGTCACGCTGGTGGGAAAAGCAGGAACAGGGAAAACGTTGCTGGCGCTGGCTGCCGGATTATTGCAGACAGAAGATATGGATTTGTATAAAAAGATGCTCGTTGCAAGACCGATTGTCCCTATGGGGAAAGATATCGGCTATTTGCCTGGCGAGAAACAGGAAAAACTAAGACCGTGGACACAGTCGATATTCGATAATTTAGAATTTTTATTCAATACCAAAAAACCGGGGGAAATTGACAATATTCTGGCAGGAATGAACTCCATTGAAGTAGAAGCACTGACGTATATAAGAGGCAGAAGTATTCCAGAACAGTTTATTATTATCGATGAAGCGCAAAATTTAACCAAACATGAAGCCAAAACCATATTAACGAGAGTTGGAGAACGAAGCAAAATAGTTCTAATGGGGGATACCGCCCAGATTGATCACCCCTATTTAGACGAATATAACAATGGTTTAACCTATGTTGTTGAAAAATTTAAAGATCAAAAAGTGGCCGGACATATTAAATTAATGAAAGGAGAGCGCTCTGACCTTGCACAATTAGCGGCGGATATTTTATAA
- a CDS encoding COX15/CtaA family protein, with the protein MHRGLKWLAVLSSLGMLFVLIGGALVTKTHSGMGCGHSWPLCKGQVIPDHITVATVIELAHRFVTGGVSIFVVALSIWSWIAIGHVRETKFLVIMSVLFLVLQALIGAAAVVWGQSSFVLALHFGISLISFAAIFLLTLLIFEVDKKFDAATLTISKKMKWNIIGVTIYSYIVVYTGALVRHTNASLICKDWPLCVNSQPALPANMHEWIQMGHRLAAAAFFVWIAYITYIAVKHYKNQRVIYWGSIIALSLMILQVFTGALSIYTRLNLYIALLHALFISCLFALLCYLVLLVLRSNVKEPGISPAKEKMSTTRPTTIS; encoded by the coding sequence TTGCATCGAGGATTAAAATGGTTGGCTGTTCTTTCTTCGCTCGGTATGCTTTTCGTGCTAATAGGAGGAGCTCTGGTAACCAAAACACATTCCGGGATGGGATGCGGACATTCATGGCCACTGTGTAAGGGACAGGTGATACCTGATCACATTACGGTTGCCACAGTGATAGAGTTGGCTCATAGATTTGTTACTGGTGGAGTCTCAATCTTTGTAGTGGCTTTATCGATTTGGTCTTGGATCGCCATCGGCCATGTGCGAGAAACAAAATTTTTAGTTATAATGTCCGTTTTGTTCTTAGTGCTGCAGGCATTAATTGGTGCCGCCGCCGTCGTTTGGGGACAGTCTTCTTTCGTTCTCGCACTCCATTTCGGTATTTCATTAATCTCTTTTGCAGCCATATTTTTGCTGACATTATTGATATTTGAAGTAGATAAAAAGTTTGATGCCGCTACTTTGACAATCAGCAAAAAAATGAAGTGGAATATTATCGGAGTGACCATATACAGCTACATCGTTGTGTACACTGGAGCGCTTGTCCGGCACACAAACGCCAGTCTCATTTGCAAAGATTGGCCCTTATGCGTGAATTCGCAGCCCGCACTTCCTGCCAATATGCACGAATGGATACAAATGGGGCACCGTCTCGCTGCTGCTGCCTTCTTCGTGTGGATTGCTTATATTACGTATATCGCAGTAAAACATTATAAGAATCAGCGGGTGATTTATTGGGGTTCAATCATTGCGTTAAGTTTGATGATCTTACAAGTGTTTACTGGCGCTTTAAGTATTTATACCCGTTTAAATCTCTATATTGCGCTCTTGCATGCCTTATTTATTTCTTGTTTATTTGCTCTTTTATGTTACTTAGTATTGTTAGTATTAAGAAGCAACGTGAAAGAACCAGGTATATCACCGGCAAAAGAAAAAATGTCCACTACTCGTCCAACAACTATTTCATAA
- the cyoE gene encoding heme o synthase produces MSNTRAITTTEKNAPETTALKDFMALIKIGIVNSNLITTFTGMWLAFHFNNIHFLTQLDTIFFTMLGTSLVIAGAASLNNYIDRDIDPFMERTKSRPTVTGKISSGKVLVMSFAFIILGTISLFMTTFTAGVLGIIGVFSYVVLYTLWTKRRFVSNTVVGSISGAIPPLIGWTAVDPHMNLIAFMLFVVMFIWQPPHFYALAMKRCEEYRAAGIPMLPVVKGFDVTKRHIVLWVAALLPLPFFMTSLGHFFVIFATILNLGWLILGIYGYKMKDSLKWARIMFIYSLNYLTILFVTMVIVTVV; encoded by the coding sequence GTGTCTAATACTCGAGCCATTACCACGACAGAAAAAAATGCTCCTGAAACAACTGCCTTGAAGGATTTCATGGCGTTGATCAAAATCGGCATTGTAAATTCCAATTTAATTACAACGTTTACCGGAATGTGGCTGGCGTTCCACTTCAATAACATCCATTTTTTGACCCAGCTCGATACCATCTTTTTTACGATGTTAGGAACTTCCTTGGTCATTGCCGGGGCGGCAAGTTTGAACAATTATATTGATCGTGATATCGATCCGTTCATGGAAAGAACGAAATCACGTCCAACCGTCACGGGTAAAATCAGCAGTGGAAAAGTCTTGGTCATGAGCTTTGCTTTTATTATTTTGGGAACGATTAGCCTTTTTATGACAACGTTTACTGCTGGAGTGCTGGGAATCATCGGCGTATTTAGCTATGTTGTTTTATATACACTCTGGACGAAAAGACGTTTTGTCAGCAATACGGTTGTAGGCAGCATTTCAGGAGCGATTCCGCCGTTAATCGGATGGACCGCTGTTGATCCCCATATGAATTTGATTGCCTTTATGTTATTTGTCGTTATGTTCATTTGGCAGCCCCCTCATTTTTATGCTTTGGCTATGAAGCGCTGCGAAGAATACCGTGCTGCCGGTATACCGATGCTTCCTGTTGTAAAGGGATTTGACGTAACGAAGCGTCATATTGTTTTGTGGGTTGCGGCCTTGTTGCCTCTGCCATTCTTCATGACGTCATTAGGTCATTTTTTTGTAATTTTTGCCACTATATTAAACTTGGGATGGTTAATTCTTGGCATTTATGGATATAAAATGAAAGACAGTTTGAAATGGGCACGTATCATGTTCATCTATTCCTTGAATTATTTAACGATTTTATTTGTAACGATGGTGATTGTGACTGTCGTGTAA
- a CDS encoding YlaN family protein, giving the protein MASETTLDHREKAYSLLKADAEKILRLIKVQMDNLTMPQCPLYEEVLDTQMFGLSREIDFAVRLGLVNEADGKKLLDSLEKELSAIHEAISKE; this is encoded by the coding sequence ATGGCGTCGGAAACGACTTTGGATCACCGGGAAAAGGCCTACTCACTTTTGAAAGCAGACGCAGAGAAAATTTTGCGTTTAATAAAAGTACAAATGGATAACTTAACGATGCCCCAATGCCCTCTTTATGAGGAAGTGTTGGATACTCAAATGTTTGGCTTATCCCGTGAAATAGATTTTGCAGTTCGATTAGGATTGGTGAATGAAGCAGACGGCAAAAAGCTGCTTGATTCTTTGGAAAAAGAGCTGTCTGCCATTCATGAAGCGATCTCAAAGGAATAA
- the pyc gene encoding pyruvate carboxylase — protein MKKIEKVLVANRGEIAIRVFRACTELNIRTVAIYSKEDSGSYHRYKADEAYLVGEGKKPIDAYLDIEGILEIAKNAEVDAIHPGYGFLSENIEFARRCEEEGIIFIGPRTEHLDMFGDKVKARKQAQRAGIPVIPGSDGPVSGYEEIEAFGEKYGYPIIIKAALGGGGRGMRIVHSSEEVKEAYERAASEAKAAFGSSEVYVEKFVQNPKHIEVQILGDKEGNIIHLYERDCSVQRRHQKVVEVAPCVSLSDELREKICEAAVQLMKNVQYENAGTVEFLVSGENFYFIEVNPRIQVEHTITELITGIDIVQTQIMIAKGYSLHSEKIGIPKQENIHLNGYAIQSRVTTEDPTNNFMPDTGKIMAYRSGGGFGVRLDAGNGFQGAVITPYYDSLLVKVSTWALTFEQAAAKMVRNLQEFRIRGIKTNIPFLENVMKHEKFLSGNYDTSFLDTTPELFIFPKRKDRGTKMLNYIGTITVNGFPGIEKKKKPVFDKPRIPKIKHYEEIQSGTKQILDKEGPDGLVKWVKNQKNLLLTDTTFRDAHQSLLATRVRTNDLVRIAEPTARLLPNLFSLEMWGGATFDVAYRFLKEDPWDRLLQLRKEIPNILFQMLLRASNAVGYKNYPDNVIREFVAKSADAGIDVFRIFDSLNWVKGMEVAIDAVRQSGKIAEAAICYTGDIDDPTRTKYDIQYYKHLAKELENQGAHILGIKDMAGLLKPQSAYRLISELKETVDIPIHLHTHDTSGNGIYMYAKATEAGVDIVDVALSSMAGLTSQPSANTLYYALKGTEREPVVNVEGLEQLSRYWEDVRKYYKDFESGMVAPHTEVYQHEMPGGQYSNLQQQAKAVGLGDRWDEVKEMYHRVNMMFGDIVKVTPSSKVVGDMALFMVQNDLSEEDVLEKGETIDFPDSVVEFFQGYLGQPYGGFPEKLQKVILKEKEPITVRPGELLESVDFKALRDELFHELGRQVTAHEVIAYALYPKVFLDYIQAVEKYGDLSVLDTPTFLYGMRLGEEIEVEIERGKTLIVKLVSIGQAQADGTRIVYFELNGQPREVVIKDESIKSTVATRVKADLKNKNHIAATMPGTVMKVIVSKGEKVKKGDHLMITEAMKMETTVQAPFSGVVKDIYVKSGDAISTGDLLIELQK, from the coding sequence ATGAAAAAGATTGAGAAAGTGCTTGTCGCCAATAGGGGTGAAATTGCCATTCGCGTCTTTCGGGCATGCACAGAATTAAATATTCGAACGGTGGCCATCTATTCAAAAGAAGACTCCGGTTCTTACCATCGTTATAAAGCGGATGAAGCTTATTTAGTCGGTGAAGGAAAAAAGCCGATAGACGCTTATTTAGATATAGAAGGGATACTGGAAATTGCGAAGAACGCAGAAGTGGATGCCATTCATCCAGGCTACGGTTTTTTATCTGAAAATATTGAATTTGCAAGAAGATGCGAAGAAGAAGGAATTATTTTCATAGGTCCGCGGACCGAACATTTGGATATGTTTGGCGACAAAGTAAAAGCCAGAAAACAAGCGCAGCGAGCAGGAATTCCTGTTATTCCAGGAAGCGATGGACCTGTTTCCGGCTATGAAGAGATTGAAGCGTTTGGGGAAAAATATGGTTACCCGATCATCATTAAAGCAGCATTAGGCGGCGGCGGACGCGGTATGCGAATTGTTCATAGCAGTGAAGAAGTGAAAGAAGCTTACGAACGAGCTGCGTCGGAAGCGAAAGCCGCATTTGGCAGCAGTGAAGTCTATGTTGAAAAATTTGTCCAAAATCCGAAACATATCGAAGTCCAAATTCTTGGAGATAAAGAAGGAAATATCATTCATCTGTATGAACGCGATTGCTCCGTACAGCGCCGGCATCAGAAAGTAGTCGAAGTGGCTCCTTGCGTTTCTTTATCGGATGAACTTCGCGAAAAAATTTGTGAAGCAGCTGTGCAGTTAATGAAAAACGTTCAATACGAAAATGCAGGTACGGTCGAATTTTTAGTTTCGGGCGAAAATTTTTACTTTATTGAAGTAAACCCGCGCATTCAAGTAGAACATACCATCACTGAACTGATCACGGGCATCGATATTGTACAAACCCAAATTATGATTGCGAAAGGGTACTCGTTACATAGTGAAAAAATAGGGATTCCAAAACAAGAAAACATTCATCTTAATGGATATGCCATTCAATCACGTGTGACAACAGAAGATCCAACGAACAATTTTATGCCGGATACAGGAAAAATCATGGCTTATCGATCCGGTGGAGGGTTTGGAGTACGATTAGATGCAGGAAATGGGTTTCAAGGAGCAGTCATTACACCTTATTACGACTCGCTATTAGTGAAAGTGTCTACTTGGGCTCTAACATTTGAGCAAGCGGCTGCAAAAATGGTTCGAAACCTTCAAGAATTCAGAATTCGCGGAATCAAAACAAATATTCCATTTTTGGAAAATGTCATGAAACACGAAAAATTTCTGTCAGGGAATTACGACACGTCTTTTTTAGATACAACACCTGAATTATTTATTTTTCCAAAAAGAAAAGACCGTGGCACCAAAATGTTAAACTACATCGGAACGATCACCGTCAACGGATTCCCGGGCATTGAAAAAAAGAAAAAACCGGTATTTGACAAACCTCGGATCCCTAAAATTAAGCATTACGAGGAAATACAGTCAGGGACAAAACAAATTCTGGACAAAGAAGGGCCGGACGGACTTGTCAAATGGGTGAAAAATCAAAAGAATTTGTTGTTGACAGATACCACTTTCCGCGATGCTCATCAATCGCTTTTGGCAACTCGGGTAAGAACGAATGACCTTGTTCGCATTGCCGAACCAACAGCACGACTGCTCCCTAATTTGTTTTCATTGGAAATGTGGGGAGGAGCTACCTTTGATGTCGCCTATCGGTTTTTGAAAGAAGACCCGTGGGATCGATTGCTGCAATTGAGGAAAGAAATTCCCAATATTTTATTTCAAATGCTGTTAAGAGCATCGAATGCAGTCGGTTATAAAAATTATCCTGACAATGTCATCCGTGAATTTGTAGCAAAATCTGCAGATGCAGGAATTGATGTTTTCCGAATTTTTGATAGCCTCAACTGGGTTAAAGGGATGGAAGTAGCCATTGATGCAGTTCGACAATCCGGGAAAATTGCGGAAGCAGCCATATGTTATACGGGGGATATAGATGATCCGACTCGAACGAAGTACGATATTCAATATTACAAACATCTTGCTAAAGAGCTTGAAAATCAAGGCGCTCACATTCTCGGCATTAAAGATATGGCCGGCTTATTAAAACCGCAATCCGCTTACAGATTAATTTCTGAATTGAAGGAAACGGTGGATATTCCCATTCATTTGCATACGCATGATACGAGCGGAAACGGCATTTATATGTACGCCAAGGCAACAGAAGCAGGAGTCGATATTGTGGATGTAGCGCTCAGTTCTATGGCTGGTTTGACATCACAGCCAAGCGCGAATACCTTATACTATGCGCTAAAAGGGACGGAAAGAGAACCCGTTGTGAATGTGGAAGGGCTTGAACAACTTTCCCGATATTGGGAAGACGTACGCAAATATTACAAAGACTTCGAAAGCGGCATGGTGGCGCCGCATACAGAAGTTTACCAGCACGAAATGCCCGGAGGCCAGTACAGCAACCTTCAACAACAAGCAAAAGCAGTTGGTCTTGGAGATCGCTGGGATGAAGTGAAAGAAATGTACCATCGGGTTAATATGATGTTTGGCGATATTGTGAAAGTGACTCCTTCTTCGAAAGTAGTGGGAGATATGGCTTTATTTATGGTGCAAAATGATCTTTCGGAAGAAGATGTGTTGGAAAAGGGTGAAACGATCGATTTCCCTGATTCTGTTGTTGAATTTTTCCAAGGATATCTCGGACAGCCATATGGAGGATTTCCTGAAAAACTGCAAAAAGTCATCTTAAAAGAGAAAGAACCCATTACCGTCAGACCTGGTGAATTGCTCGAAAGCGTCGATTTCAAAGCTTTAAGGGATGAACTATTCCATGAACTTGGACGCCAAGTAACCGCTCATGAAGTGATAGCCTACGCATTATATCCAAAAGTATTTTTGGATTATATTCAAGCTGTGGAAAAATATGGCGACCTATCTGTTCTCGATACACCGACTTTCCTTTACGGTATGAGATTAGGAGAAGAAATTGAAGTAGAAATTGAAAGAGGTAAAACGTTGATTGTCAAGCTGGTATCCATCGGCCAAGCCCAAGCAGACGGCACCAGAATTGTCTATTTTGAATTGAATGGCCAGCCTCGTGAAGTGGTCATCAAAGATGAAAGCATTAAATCAACAGTCGCTACAAGAGTAAAAGCAGACTTGAAAAATAAAAACCATATCGCTGCAACGATGCCGGGTACGGTGATGAAAGTTATTGTTTCGAAAGGGGAAAAAGTTAAAAAAGGCGACCATTTAATGATAACGGAAGCAATGAAAATGGAAACGACGGTTCAAGCTCCTTTTTCCGGCGTTGTGAAAGATATTTATGTAAAAAGCGGCGATGCCATTTCAACAGGTGATTTACTGATTGAGCTGCAAAAATAA
- a CDS encoding FtsW/RodA/SpoVE family cell cycle protein has product MFKKILKSFDYSLIIVYIILSLFGLVMVYSASSVTAVQRYGVPSDYFYSKQKLHIMVAFLLFAIMAFFPYKALKNSKFLFSMIATITAGLILIFFFGHVSNNAQSWFRVGSNSLQPAEFAKLAVIIYMSAVYAKKQKYINSFDKGVIPPIILLIFICLLIALQPDFGTAFIIFMIGATVILTSGMKFKNIGKLILLGLVISLLLSPVVLLKKDKIFTPEKMGRVEGFLDPFKQKSDQGYQLVNSYLAIGSGGIKGLGLGQSVQKLGYLPEPHTDFIMAVIAEELGLAGVVIVLGGIAFLVLRGIYTGIQCRDPFGSMLAVGISSMIAIQSFINLGGILGLIPITGVPLPFISYGGSSLILLALSMGILANISMFNYYEKHFKK; this is encoded by the coding sequence ATGTTTAAGAAAATCTTGAAATCTTTTGATTACAGCTTAATAATAGTTTATATCATACTCAGCCTGTTTGGATTGGTGATGGTTTACAGCGCTAGTTCTGTCACTGCAGTCCAACGGTATGGCGTTCCAAGCGACTATTTTTATTCCAAACAAAAATTGCATATTATGGTTGCTTTTCTGCTGTTTGCTATTATGGCTTTTTTTCCTTATAAAGCCTTAAAAAATAGCAAGTTTTTATTCTCTATGATTGCCACCATTACAGCGGGGCTTATCCTTATATTTTTTTTCGGGCATGTTTCCAATAACGCGCAAAGCTGGTTTCGAGTGGGGTCAAACAGCCTTCAGCCCGCTGAGTTTGCCAAGCTTGCTGTCATTATCTATATGTCAGCTGTATATGCCAAAAAGCAGAAATACATCAACTCTTTTGACAAGGGTGTCATACCACCAATTATATTATTGATCTTTATTTGCTTGTTGATTGCTTTACAGCCTGACTTTGGAACGGCATTCATTATCTTTATGATCGGCGCAACGGTCATTTTGACGTCAGGAATGAAATTTAAGAATATCGGTAAATTGATCCTTCTGGGTCTGGTGATTAGCCTTCTTTTATCACCTGTTGTTTTGTTGAAAAAAGACAAGATTTTTACTCCTGAAAAAATGGGGCGTGTGGAAGGTTTTCTAGATCCGTTTAAACAGAAAAGTGACCAAGGGTACCAATTAGTTAACTCTTATTTGGCTATCGGATCGGGAGGAATTAAGGGGCTTGGTTTGGGACAAAGCGTTCAAAAATTAGGTTATTTGCCGGAGCCCCATACCGATTTTATAATGGCGGTTATCGCTGAAGAATTAGGGCTTGCCGGAGTAGTGATTGTATTGGGAGGGATTGCCTTTCTGGTATTGAGAGGAATTTATACTGGCATACAGTGCCGCGACCCTTTTGGATCCATGTTGGCAGTTGGCATTTCCAGCATGATTGCCATTCAATCTTTTATTAATCTCGGTGGTATTTTAGGATTGATTCCTATTACTGGGGTACCCCTTCCTTTTATCAGCTATGGAGGCTCCTCCCTCATTTTGCTGGCCCTATCGATGGGTATATTGGCCAATATTTCCATGTTTAACTATTATGAGAAACACTTTAAGAAATAA